Below is a window of 'Nostoc azollae' 0708 DNA.
CCCAATGGAAACTAGAGGGGGAAGGTATGAACTACATGACAGGGTAATTATTAAGATCTGACAGGCTACAGGTGATCATGAAGATGTTGTCGGTTTTTTGGCACTAGAAATATCTGCTGATATCAAGCGGTTACATCTTCCCTACTTCATTCCCAAAACTGCACTTGTCAAACGACCTGAAAATGAATCCGGTTATTCACCAGATATATTGGTGGTCCATCGCCCCAATCTCGTAAATGAACCACTATGGAAAAAGCAATCTACAGTTAGTCAGGGCGCGTCAATCCCTCTAGTGATTGAGGTAGTTAGCACCAATTGGCGTGATCACTATTTCACACAACTAGATCAATACGAAGCTGTAGGCATTCCAGAATATTGGATTGTAGACCATGCTGCATTGGGAGGTAGGCGTTTTCTTGGCAATCCTAAGCAACCAGCCATCTTGATTTACTCGTTAGTTGAGGGGAAATACCAAGTTAATCAGTTTAGAGGTGACGACCGAATAGTATCACCAACTTTCCCAGAACTGTCTCTAACTACTAACCAGATTTATTTTTACCATCAGGAGTAAAAACTCCAAAGCCTTATACTAAAAGGCTTTGATCCCTTAACTAAATAAAACCCACCTTCCGTACCCTAACTGTATCCTAACTGTCACAGACAGTAGTACACGAGAACTAAGGCTCCTGCAAGGAAGAAAAGGCTTAATGAGAATAGTATGATTAAAATGGCAATAGAGTGAGAGAATAAAGTTTTGTAAACAAGATAAAAGAAAAGAAAATTTAATGATTTAAAAATTAAATTAGAACAGAAGAAGAAATGATTGGATCACAACAGGAGTTGTGGATAATTCTCTTGTGAAATCAAAGCTTCAAAAAATGGAAATTCAAAACCTAGTAGTCTGCCAAGGTAATTTTGCTAGGTTAAATGATCGGATATAAACGCTGCATTTTTTTACGTGCATCCTTGATTTTAAAACCCCAACAAACACTGGGTTTTTGTTGATTACGCTGTGACTCCCAAGTAGCAATTTCAGAAGATAATACTTCTACATTAGGAATACGTCGTTCTAAGCATTGGCCAGATAACACTGATAATTCAATTTCTACTTGATTCAACCAGGAAGCGTGTTTAGGAGTATAGTGAAACTCTAATTTCTGAATAATGCGGCATGCTTCTTGTGGAGAGAAAACTTCACATAAAACACTTGGAGTATAAATATTTAGGTTATCAACAAGTAAAGGTATCACATCAGCTTGGGGTTAATAAACATCTACTAAATCTTTTAATTGTTTAGCAAAATCAGCTTTTGTCCGACTTTGTGTAACTTCAATATGCCTCCACCCGGCTATTGGTTCAAAAAAGCCAAATAAATTTACAACATAAATTTACAAC
It encodes the following:
- a CDS encoding transposase; amino-acid sequence: MIPLLVDNLNIYTPSVLCEVFSPQEACRIIQKLEFHYTPKHASWLNQVEIELSVLSGQCLERRIPNVEVLSSEIATWESQRNQQKPSVCWGFKIKDARKKMQRLYPII